One genomic segment of Geothermobacter hydrogeniphilus includes these proteins:
- a CDS encoding STAS domain-containing protein, whose protein sequence is MSLTYETREELAGIFIIKLNGSLDTNTAGSLETETNRLLETTPTAIIFDFENLDYISSAGVRVVLKTKKGLKEVSGNLMMMNLQPQIKKVFEIINALPSQQVFSSISELDRYLDKMQKRITG, encoded by the coding sequence ATGAGCCTGACATATGAAACTCGGGAAGAACTTGCCGGGATCTTTATCATCAAACTGAACGGTTCTCTCGACACCAATACCGCCGGATCATTGGAAACCGAAACCAACCGCCTGCTGGAAACCACTCCAACCGCGATAATTTTTGACTTTGAAAACCTCGATTATATCAGCAGCGCCGGCGTCAGGGTGGTGCTGAAGACCAAGAAGGGACTGAAGGAGGTCTCCGGCAACCTTATGATGATGAACCTGCAGCCGCAGATCAAGAAGGTCTTCGAGATCATCAATGCCCTGCCTTCGCAGCAGGTCTTTTCCAGCATCAGCGAACTTGACCGCTATCTCGACAAGATGCAGAAAAGGATTACCGGCTGA
- a CDS encoding ATP-binding protein: MNRIELDITIDHAEIERLKQVITTFADRMGLKSDTRFELTMALEEAVVNIIEHGELTPATGHIHLVVHCREGIIHIELRDNGRRFNPLQERSPDFEIPFDEREVGGLGIFYLRQMMDNLAYRYADGENILTMQKRIS, encoded by the coding sequence ATGAACCGGATTGAACTGGACATCACGATCGATCACGCGGAAATCGAACGACTCAAACAGGTGATCACAACCTTTGCCGATCGCATGGGCCTGAAAAGTGATACCCGTTTCGAACTGACCATGGCACTGGAAGAAGCGGTCGTCAACATTATTGAACATGGAGAACTGACGCCTGCCACAGGCCACATTCACCTGGTTGTGCACTGCCGGGAGGGCATCATCCATATTGAACTGCGTGACAACGGTCGACGCTTCAACCCTCTGCAGGAAAGATCACCGGATTTCGAAATACCTTTCGACGAGCGGGAGGTCGGAGGACTGGGAATTTTCTATCTGCGACAGATGATGGACAACCTTGCCTATCGTTATGCCGATGGAGAAAATATCCTCACCATGCAGAAACGAATTTCCTGA
- a CDS encoding GrlR family regulatory protein, translating into MTEGLWTGEWRSNITNFENHGAGTFLFADGVVHGGDTGYFYVGSYQKKGHELQGEFHFQHYSGDPIGILGYATEGILVFAGVILGNQMTIEMKLKDLPTVRLAGVLTKRMDLGESLQSSLAALDRLPPG; encoded by the coding sequence ATGACCGAAGGCCTTTGGACTGGCGAATGGCGCTCCAATATAACGAATTTCGAGAATCACGGTGCCGGCACCTTTCTGTTCGCCGACGGTGTTGTTCATGGTGGCGATACCGGATATTTCTATGTCGGCTCTTACCAGAAAAAAGGGCATGAACTGCAGGGTGAGTTTCACTTTCAGCACTACAGTGGCGACCCGATCGGAATTCTCGGTTACGCAACCGAAGGGATTCTGGTCTTCGCGGGAGTCATTCTGGGGAACCAGATGACCATCGAGATGAAGCTCAAGGACCTGCCCACTGTCCGGTTGGCCGGGGTGTTGACTAAGCGCATGGATCTTGGAGAGTCTCTGCAGAGTTCCCTCGCGGCCCTGGACCGTTTGCCTCCCGGCTGA
- the nrfD gene encoding NrfD/PsrC family molybdoenzyme membrane anchor subunit translates to MVHGEAWTVKELFVLPNEYVYWSIQIVLYPYMTGLVAGAFVLSSLYHVFGVEKLKEIARFALVFSFALLPVAMMPLLLHLQQPLRGIHVMMTPHFTSAISAFGIVFMTYACIVGSEIWFVYRQFIVESINRLEKKERRGIENILLPIYKIISLGARDLSPEALKADHKAVKFLAGLGIPVACFLHGYAGFIFGSVKANALWMTPLMPVIFIMSAVVSGIALCILCYAIFMGLRRWALPRGKTHFLPDHWAGATELTPEGLHSMQDYETKMTSKYLLIFMTLAITLELLDIIFRGYTAVRSWDIVREVIYQRDFFKIFVLQYGFGNALPFIMLLLPGLTTRRACVACVLVLFGVLMMRWNVVIGGQAFSLTFDGFMEYHLPIIPYDMETFKEGLGGALLVAVTPFVIFYFINMIFPAFITDDEAH, encoded by the coding sequence ATGGTCCACGGCGAAGCCTGGACGGTCAAAGAACTTTTCGTCCTGCCCAACGAATATGTCTACTGGTCGATCCAGATCGTCCTCTATCCGTACATGACCGGTCTGGTCGCCGGCGCCTTTGTCCTGTCCTCCCTCTACCATGTCTTCGGAGTGGAGAAACTGAAGGAGATCGCGCGCTTCGCCCTGGTGTTCTCCTTCGCCCTGCTGCCGGTGGCGATGATGCCTCTGCTGCTGCACCTGCAGCAACCACTTCGCGGCATCCATGTCATGATGACACCACACTTCACATCGGCAATATCGGCTTTCGGTATTGTCTTCATGACCTACGCCTGCATTGTCGGATCGGAAATCTGGTTTGTTTACCGCCAGTTCATTGTTGAAAGTATCAACCGGCTGGAAAAAAAGGAGCGCAGAGGGATAGAAAACATACTGCTGCCGATCTACAAGATCATCTCCCTCGGCGCCCGCGATCTGAGCCCCGAAGCCCTGAAAGCCGACCACAAGGCGGTCAAGTTTCTCGCCGGACTCGGCATCCCCGTCGCCTGTTTCCTCCACGGCTATGCCGGCTTTATCTTTGGTTCGGTCAAGGCCAACGCCCTGTGGATGACGCCGTTGATGCCGGTTATTTTCATTATGTCGGCGGTGGTCTCCGGAATCGCCCTCTGTATCCTCTGTTACGCCATCTTCATGGGGCTGAGACGCTGGGCGCTACCGCGAGGCAAAACCCATTTCCTCCCCGACCACTGGGCCGGTGCCACCGAATTGACCCCCGAAGGGCTGCACAGCATGCAGGACTACGAGACCAAGATGACCTCCAAGTACCTGCTGATCTTCATGACCCTGGCGATCACCCTGGAACTGCTGGATATCATTTTCCGCGGCTATACCGCGGTCAGATCCTGGGATATCGTGCGTGAGGTCATCTACCAGCGCGATTTCTTCAAAATTTTTGTTCTGCAGTACGGCTTCGGCAACGCCCTGCCGTTTATCATGCTGCTGCTTCCAGGCCTGACCACCCGTCGTGCCTGCGTCGCCTGCGTCCTGGTCCTGTTCGGCGTGCTGATGATGCGCTGGAATGTTGTTATCGGCGGACAGGCCTTCTCGCTGACCTTTGACGGCTTCATGGAATATCACCTGCCGATCATTCCTTACGACATGGAAACCTTCAAAGAGGGATTGGGAGGAGCTCTGCTGGTGGCGGTGACACCATTCGTCATCTTCTACTTTATCAACATGATCTTCCCGGCCTTCATCACCGACGACGAAGCCCACTGA
- a CDS encoding 4Fe-4S dicluster domain-containing protein: MKRRDFLKSTAVFVAGASVSLSALELVDPKEVLASRPELRWGFLVDTYKCVGCGMCVKACKLENDIPYDANVTRTWVERYAMMKNGEVIKDSPKGARDGFTSKLVDQGEAGTRLLRDKDIAQAFFVPKLCNHCTLPACVQVCPVGATYKTADGVVLVDRKWCIGCGYCIMGCPYGVRFFHPVVHTADKCTFCYHRISKGGNTACAQACPFGARTIGNLRDPNDPVAKAVLNERVGILRAEYGTKPNVYYIGLNKEVH, from the coding sequence ATGAAGAGACGTGATTTTCTCAAGAGCACGGCGGTTTTCGTCGCCGGGGCCTCAGTCTCCCTCTCGGCCCTGGAACTGGTTGACCCCAAAGAGGTCCTCGCTTCGCGGCCCGAGTTGCGCTGGGGCTTCCTGGTCGACACCTATAAATGTGTCGGCTGTGGCATGTGTGTCAAAGCATGCAAACTTGAAAACGATATCCCCTACGATGCCAACGTCACCCGTACCTGGGTCGAGCGCTATGCGATGATGAAAAACGGGGAGGTCATCAAAGACAGCCCCAAGGGCGCCCGCGACGGCTTCACCAGCAAGCTGGTCGACCAGGGCGAAGCGGGCACCAGGCTGTTGCGCGACAAGGATATCGCCCAGGCCTTTTTCGTCCCCAAGCTCTGCAATCACTGCACCCTGCCGGCCTGCGTCCAGGTCTGCCCGGTCGGCGCCACCTACAAGACCGCCGACGGCGTGGTGCTGGTCGACCGCAAGTGGTGCATCGGTTGCGGCTACTGCATCATGGGCTGCCCTTACGGCGTCCGTTTCTTCCATCCTGTTGTTCATACCGCCGACAAGTGCACCTTCTGCTACCACCGCATCAGCAAGGGCGGCAACACCGCCTGCGCCCAGGCCTGCCCGTTCGGCGCCCGGACAATCGGCAACCTCCGCGACCCCAACGATCCGGTGGCCAAGGCGGTCCTCAATGAACGGGTCGGTATTCTGCGCGCTGAATACGGCACCAAACCGAATGTCTATTACATTGGTTTGAACAAGGAGGTGCATTAG
- a CDS encoding cytochrome c3 family protein: MKGHVWRPLYVVIGIVVLLLLFRFFYVPDDFGIQEQGYTFGFHRLSNEQEWKDFPAKYKGTEYCNECHDDKVASISASQHEMIPCEDCHGPARNHPEDPEKLVVNRSRELCIRCHSKLYMPSSGRNDIPGIDPGTHNTGMECAECHNPHNPSLEDM, encoded by the coding sequence GTGAAAGGACATGTTTGGCGACCACTCTACGTGGTCATCGGTATTGTGGTCTTGCTCTTGCTGTTCAGGTTTTTCTATGTGCCTGATGATTTCGGCATCCAGGAACAGGGGTACACCTTCGGCTTCCATCGCCTCTCCAATGAACAGGAATGGAAGGACTTTCCGGCCAAGTACAAGGGCACGGAATACTGCAACGAGTGCCATGACGACAAGGTCGCCAGCATTTCGGCGTCCCAGCATGAAATGATCCCCTGCGAAGACTGTCACGGCCCCGCACGGAACCATCCGGAAGACCCGGAAAAACTGGTCGTCAACCGTAGCCGCGAACTGTGCATTCGCTGCCACAGCAAACTGTACATGCCCTCCAGCGGCCGCAACGACATTCCCGGCATCGACCCCGGCACTCACAACACCGGCATGGAATGCGCCGAATGTCACAACCCGCACAACCCGAGCCTGGAGGATATGTAA
- a CDS encoding DUF2339 domain-containing protein yields the protein MMVEQDLEARVAHLEHQLEGLQKRLSLLETGLDGVSVDVQNEDSDKASVLSRGGGLSSWAGKAALLPRVATVCFIMVLALALRTATDNHLINQQVGTILGMSYAAILVLVGWVLYHREGDNAPVFTGAGAFLLCSMVVETQAHFKTLTPVPAYFILMMLGATLGAQSQRFQKPGPVIIGTLGMCLAGAAIDYPTPLFSYLAPLLLLANVLAFNASRLKNTSWLRWFVFGMTVLIAQVWAMRLGMYLFADQIPPEPLAENWFFPLVAIYGIGFIFSSFFGVWRTGDGPIALFDNVAPTLTVVWVVWSSHYVLQRGGSSFFGLGVAGVLAALLCYFLIHMLAQRKIDHTPGGTTLSMAGSLLLVLCLPLATYNLVIAAAVYSGVAVWLARMSNKWRNSGVRWVSYLLQIAAGFALMVALRNHPDGQNLLMTLAGTGLTAIGGIYHYVWSRRYPPLQIGRVFGRFDTCDRSAALVLLSGLTAGFFQARSLLYWGLHQMSGNQFGAFVCLQSVLINSAIAVLMILAWKRNSRELKNVAILVTLVAAFKVFMIDLFSTKGIPLLLSVLSFGIVASVESVVLARWQKLDAFAGERGKTAEKGEEVKV from the coding sequence ATGATGGTTGAGCAGGATCTTGAAGCGCGCGTTGCGCATCTTGAACATCAACTGGAAGGGTTGCAGAAAAGACTTTCCCTTCTTGAAACGGGTCTCGACGGGGTGTCCGTGGATGTTCAGAATGAAGACTCGGACAAGGCTTCTGTTTTGTCCAGGGGCGGTGGGTTGTCCTCCTGGGCCGGCAAGGCCGCGTTGCTTCCCCGGGTGGCCACCGTTTGCTTCATTATGGTGCTGGCCCTGGCATTGCGTACAGCAACCGACAACCATTTGATCAACCAGCAGGTCGGGACCATTCTCGGCATGAGTTACGCCGCGATTCTGGTGCTTGTCGGTTGGGTTCTTTATCACCGCGAGGGGGATAACGCCCCGGTTTTTACCGGAGCCGGAGCCTTTCTGCTCTGTTCCATGGTGGTCGAAACCCAGGCTCATTTCAAAACCCTGACGCCGGTACCGGCGTATTTCATCCTGATGATGCTCGGAGCGACTCTGGGGGCGCAGAGTCAACGCTTTCAGAAACCCGGTCCGGTGATTATCGGCACTCTGGGGATGTGTCTGGCAGGGGCTGCCATTGATTATCCCACCCCGCTTTTCTCCTATCTGGCTCCGTTGCTGTTGCTGGCCAATGTGCTGGCGTTTAATGCGTCGCGATTGAAAAATACCTCCTGGCTGCGCTGGTTTGTTTTTGGCATGACGGTATTGATCGCTCAGGTTTGGGCGATGCGCCTCGGCATGTACCTGTTTGCTGACCAGATTCCCCCCGAGCCCCTGGCCGAGAACTGGTTCTTTCCCCTGGTCGCGATTTACGGCATCGGTTTCATCTTCAGTTCCTTTTTCGGTGTCTGGCGTACCGGAGACGGCCCGATTGCCCTGTTTGACAACGTTGCTCCGACCCTGACCGTGGTCTGGGTGGTCTGGTCATCCCATTATGTGTTGCAGCGGGGCGGTTCAAGCTTTTTCGGTCTCGGGGTTGCCGGCGTTCTGGCGGCTCTGCTCTGCTATTTCCTCATCCACATGCTGGCGCAGCGCAAAATTGATCACACCCCGGGCGGGACCACTCTGAGCATGGCCGGCAGTTTGCTGCTGGTTCTTTGTCTGCCGTTGGCGACGTATAATCTGGTCATCGCGGCGGCTGTTTATTCCGGGGTGGCCGTCTGGTTGGCCAGGATGAGCAATAAATGGCGGAATTCCGGAGTTCGCTGGGTTTCCTATCTGCTGCAGATTGCTGCCGGTTTCGCTCTGATGGTTGCCCTGAGAAATCATCCGGATGGGCAGAATCTGCTCATGACCCTGGCCGGAACCGGTTTGACGGCAATCGGCGGCATCTATCATTACGTCTGGTCCCGACGGTACCCGCCGTTGCAGATCGGCCGGGTCTTCGGGCGGTTTGATACCTGTGACCGCAGCGCCGCCCTGGTGTTGCTTTCCGGCTTGACGGCCGGATTCTTTCAAGCCAGGAGTTTGCTTTACTGGGGTCTGCACCAGATGTCAGGCAACCAGTTCGGAGCCTTTGTCTGTTTGCAGTCGGTTCTCATCAACAGCGCGATTGCGGTGCTGATGATCCTGGCCTGGAAACGCAACAGTCGGGAGTTGAAGAATGTGGCGATTCTCGTCACCCTGGTGGCGGCGTTCAAGGTTTTTATGATCGATCTGTTCAGCACCAAGGGGATTCCTCTCCTGCTGAGTGTTCTCTCTTTCGGGATTGTCGCGTCGGTTGAGTCGGTTGTTCTGGCCCGATGGCAGAAGCTCGATGCTTTTGCCGGGGAGAGAGGAAAAACTGCAGAAAAAGGGGAAGAGGTGAAAGTTTGA
- a CDS encoding NapC/NirT family cytochrome c translates to MASLKNLFAWCKRHYLLVTFLGVLFIAAFGFVNIQILHMTSEPEFCHMCHPAQGFGPLAEVDSWEHSAHGEAGVSCLDCHGRPGVVGYIKAKLGGLKDTYMQLTISKEEKLEILENPKKDLVPDLQCLFCHSDKGNQDYRKRVKLMKIVRMRLLDDVKNPEFRKHKGLPDILTDTFVGGTHFDHSMHLEAFDFKCRDCHFGLVHNPSTKTDRMNMCVTCHKENEGSGAPLVTECQRCHEAQFDMNKGVGAKDVAGEPGLMWGNGVVCQDCHTGVSKGIYRPTSETCSNCHDDSYGEIFNEWSSETKAEIADLREMRINVEDALKEADKKKRDTKAYWTLYEKALYNFRLVRNDGTNGVHNRDYAQAILASVKKDFQTVLNDLDQTW, encoded by the coding sequence ATGGCCAGCCTGAAAAATCTTTTTGCCTGGTGCAAACGCCACTACCTGCTTGTCACATTCCTGGGTGTGCTGTTCATCGCCGCCTTCGGATTCGTCAACATTCAGATACTGCATATGACCTCCGAGCCCGAGTTCTGCCACATGTGCCATCCGGCGCAGGGTTTCGGCCCGCTGGCCGAAGTTGATTCCTGGGAGCATTCCGCACATGGCGAAGCCGGCGTTTCCTGCCTCGATTGCCATGGTCGACCCGGCGTCGTCGGATATATCAAGGCAAAACTGGGTGGGCTCAAGGACACCTACATGCAGTTGACCATCTCCAAGGAAGAAAAGCTCGAAATCCTGGAAAATCCGAAAAAAGACCTGGTCCCCGATCTGCAGTGCCTTTTCTGCCATTCGGACAAGGGCAACCAGGATTATCGGAAGCGGGTCAAGCTGATGAAAATCGTTCGCATGCGCCTGCTGGACGATGTTAAAAACCCCGAGTTCAGAAAGCACAAGGGGCTCCCTGACATCCTCACTGACACCTTTGTCGGCGGAACCCACTTTGATCACTCCATGCATCTTGAAGCGTTTGACTTCAAATGCCGCGACTGCCACTTCGGCCTGGTCCACAATCCGTCCACCAAGACCGACCGGATGAATATGTGCGTCACCTGCCATAAGGAAAATGAAGGCAGCGGGGCGCCGCTGGTAACCGAATGCCAACGCTGCCATGAGGCCCAGTTCGACATGAACAAGGGTGTCGGCGCCAAGGATGTGGCAGGAGAACCGGGCCTGATGTGGGGCAACGGGGTGGTCTGTCAGGACTGCCACACCGGCGTTTCCAAGGGTATCTACCGACCGACCAGCGAGACCTGCAGCAACTGCCACGATGACAGCTACGGTGAAATTTTCAACGAATGGTCTTCCGAGACCAAGGCCGAGATTGCCGACCTGCGCGAAATGCGGATCAATGTTGAAGACGCGCTGAAAGAAGCCGACAAAAAGAAACGCGACACCAAGGCCTATTGGACTCTCTACGAAAAAGCCCTTTACAATTTCCGCCTGGTTCGCAATGACGGTACCAATGGCGTTCACAACCGCGATTATGCCCAGGCGATCCTGGCTTCGGTTAAAAAGGACTTCCAGACCGTGCTGAACGATCTTGATCAGACCTGGTAG
- the atpE gene encoding ATP synthase F0 subunit C, with the protein MEFFAWCMLAAGLGMGLGSFGTGIGQGLAIKSAVEGVARNPGASGKILTTMMIGLAMIESLAIYVFVVAMIILFANPFTEQVLQLVGAAH; encoded by the coding sequence ATGGAATTTTTCGCATGGTGCATGTTGGCCGCCGGTCTCGGCATGGGACTCGGTTCTTTCGGTACCGGTATCGGTCAGGGACTCGCTATCAAGAGTGCTGTTGAGGGCGTTGCCCGCAATCCCGGCGCTTCCGGCAAAATCCTGACCACCATGATGATCGGCCTGGCCATGATCGAATCCCTGGCTATCTACGTTTTCGTCGTCGCCATGATCATTCTCTTCGCCAACCCGTTCACCGAGCAGGTCCTGCAGCTGGTCGGCGCTGCTCACTAA
- the atpB gene encoding F0F1 ATP synthase subunit A — protein MTHPFLIFGWLKEELHLHVGEHVLYTWLVMLILIILALLASRSIKQVPSGLQNLMEVVIEGISNLAEETMGPKGKAYFPLVATLALFILVSNLIALIPGFAPPTANLNTNAALALTVFAMTHLVGLKEHGIKYLKHFMGPIWWLAPLIFVIEIVGHLARPLSLSLRLFGNMYGHEIVLMIFLGLVPFLLPVPMMLMGVLVAFIQTFVFTLLAMIYIAGALEEAH, from the coding sequence ATGACTCATCCCTTTCTTATTTTCGGCTGGCTTAAAGAAGAGCTGCACCTGCATGTAGGTGAACACGTCCTCTATACCTGGCTGGTCATGTTGATCCTGATCATCCTCGCCCTGCTTGCCTCCCGATCCATCAAGCAGGTACCGAGCGGCCTGCAGAACCTGATGGAGGTTGTCATCGAGGGCATTTCCAACCTTGCGGAAGAAACCATGGGCCCCAAGGGCAAGGCCTACTTTCCCCTGGTGGCCACCCTTGCCCTGTTCATTCTGGTCAGCAATCTGATCGCGCTGATTCCCGGATTTGCCCCGCCGACCGCCAATCTCAACACCAACGCCGCCCTGGCGCTGACGGTCTTTGCCATGACCCACCTGGTCGGGCTCAAGGAACACGGCATCAAGTATCTGAAACATTTCATGGGACCGATCTGGTGGCTTGCCCCGCTGATCTTCGTTATCGAAATTGTCGGCCATCTGGCACGTCCGTTGAGCCTCTCGCTACGTCTTTTCGGCAACATGTACGGACATGAAATCGTCCTGATGATCTTCCTCGGTCTGGTCCCCTTTCTGCTGCCGGTGCCGATGATGCTGATGGGAGTGCTGGTCGCCTTCATTCAGACCTTCGTCTTCACCCTGCTGGCGATGATCTACATCGCCGGGGCGCTTGAGGAAGCACACTGA
- a CDS encoding ATP synthase subunit I, with amino-acid sequence MNPDEGLLRRMARRNWVILGLLVLFSLPWLSAKISLGVAAGGLVAICGHHWRHRTLRRMLDWPEQASVGGFQVGYMIRLATLGAAIYLLLVRFELHPLALAVGLLTVLINILITTLQRLR; translated from the coding sequence ATGAATCCTGACGAGGGTCTGCTGCGCCGCATGGCCCGGCGCAACTGGGTGATTCTCGGGCTACTTGTACTGTTCAGCCTGCCCTGGCTGTCGGCAAAGATCAGTCTCGGTGTAGCGGCAGGCGGCCTGGTTGCCATCTGCGGACATCACTGGCGACACCGCACCTTGCGCCGCATGCTGGACTGGCCGGAGCAGGCTTCGGTTGGCGGTTTCCAGGTCGGATACATGATTCGCCTGGCAACCCTCGGCGCCGCCATCTACCTGTTGCTGGTACGTTTTGAACTGCATCCCCTGGCACTTGCGGTCGGTCTTTTGACCGTGCTGATAAATATTTTGATCACAACCCTGCAACGTTTGAGATAA
- a CDS encoding AtpZ/AtpI family protein: protein MGEDRRQLIRSLGFLSSVGISLVAACLIGLALGHYLDKWLDTTPWMTLTWLGIGIIAGFRNVYILTQRELRRQKQGEDDQDNDES, encoded by the coding sequence ATGGGCGAAGACCGACGCCAACTTATTAGATCTCTGGGCTTTTTATCGAGTGTCGGCATTTCCCTGGTTGCTGCCTGCCTGATCGGTCTGGCACTCGGCCACTACCTTGACAAGTGGCTTGACACAACGCCATGGATGACTCTGACATGGCTCGGCATTGGCATCATTGCCGGTTTTCGCAATGTCTACATCCTGACCCAGCGTGAGCTGCGCCGACAGAAACAGGGAGAGGACGACCAGGACAACGATGAATCCTGA
- the hemL gene encoding glutamate-1-semialdehyde 2,1-aminomutase yields MTQQTSSALFNRAKQVIPGGVNSPVRAFKSVDRDPLFISRAAGSRIYDADSNAYIDYVGSWGPMILGHCHPKVVEAIQQAAAAGASFGAPTEKEIILAEMVRDAYPNMEKVRMVSSGTEATMSAIRLARGYTGRDKILKFDGCYHGHADSLLVKAGSGAATFGVPTSPGVPADFAKHTLTATYNDLADVEQLAAANQNQIACIILEAVAGNMGCVPPAPGFLEGLRSLCDREGIILIIDEVMTGFRVAYGGAQERFGIRGDLSCLGKIIGGGLPVGAFGGKKEIMDHLSPDGGVYQAGTLSGNPLAMSAGIATLQLLQQDGFYDLIEEKSAYLEAGLRAAAEKTGVQTCFQRVGGMFCTYFQPGPVFSFADAAKSDISRFSAFFSAMLEAGINLAPSQFEAGFMSAAHSREDLDTTIAAAEKAFSTL; encoded by the coding sequence ATGACACAGCAGACATCATCCGCTCTCTTCAATCGTGCCAAGCAGGTCATCCCCGGCGGCGTCAACAGCCCGGTACGGGCCTTCAAGTCGGTTGATCGCGACCCCCTGTTCATCAGCCGCGCAGCGGGATCACGCATCTATGACGCCGACAGCAATGCCTACATTGACTATGTCGGCTCCTGGGGCCCGATGATCCTCGGGCACTGTCACCCCAAGGTGGTTGAAGCTATCCAGCAGGCCGCTGCTGCCGGCGCTTCTTTCGGCGCGCCGACCGAAAAGGAAATCATCCTTGCCGAAATGGTCCGTGACGCCTACCCGAACATGGAAAAGGTGCGCATGGTTTCTTCCGGCACCGAAGCGACCATGAGCGCGATCCGCCTGGCCCGCGGCTATACCGGCCGGGACAAGATTCTCAAGTTTGACGGCTGCTATCACGGCCATGCCGACTCCCTGCTGGTCAAAGCCGGCTCCGGCGCGGCAACCTTCGGCGTCCCGACCTCACCGGGAGTGCCGGCCGATTTTGCCAAACACACCCTGACCGCCACCTACAACGACCTCGCCGACGTCGAGCAGTTGGCCGCTGCCAACCAAAATCAGATCGCCTGCATTATTCTCGAGGCCGTTGCCGGCAACATGGGCTGTGTTCCGCCCGCACCGGGCTTTCTCGAGGGGTTGCGGAGCCTCTGCGACCGGGAAGGCATCATTCTCATTATTGATGAGGTGATGACCGGGTTCCGGGTCGCCTACGGAGGCGCCCAGGAACGTTTCGGGATCCGCGGGGACCTGAGCTGTCTCGGCAAAATCATCGGTGGCGGCCTGCCGGTCGGCGCCTTCGGGGGCAAAAAGGAGATCATGGACCACCTTTCCCCGGACGGCGGAGTCTACCAGGCCGGCACCCTGTCGGGGAACCCGCTGGCCATGAGTGCCGGTATCGCCACCCTGCAACTGTTGCAGCAGGATGGATTTTACGACCTGATCGAAGAAAAAAGCGCCTACCTGGAAGCCGGACTGCGCGCAGCGGCTGAAAAAACCGGGGTGCAAACCTGCTTCCAGCGAGTCGGTGGCATGTTCTGCACCTACTTCCAACCGGGGCCGGTCTTTTCCTTCGCCGATGCGGCCAAAAGCGACATCAGCCGCTTCAGCGCCTTCTTCAGTGCCATGCTCGAAGCCGGGATCAACCTGGCACCATCTCAATTCGAGGCCGGATTCATGAGCGCCGCACATAGCCGTGAAGACCTGGACACCACCATCGCAGCAGCTGAAAAAGCGTTTTCGACACTTTGA